The proteins below come from a single Miscanthus floridulus cultivar M001 chromosome 1, ASM1932011v1, whole genome shotgun sequence genomic window:
- the LOC136488139 gene encoding uncharacterized protein, whose translation MRPAAAAATATAAALRLRAASSSLSPPLAALLPYRRASLILPPLRRICSPVPPHTSAAPDSHPPPWLPSPIMDAQFELFRAQLDESSTLRDRIRAVVAEIESASRVATAALLLVHQPVPLADVLVKAKAQVEVIKGLYAQLAEVLKECPGQYYRYHGDWRSETQMVVSMLAFMHWLETGGLLMHAEAQEKLGLSSGEFGLDVEDYLTGLCFMSNEFPRFVVNRVTAGDYDCPKRVLGFLADLHASFRMLNLRNDFLRKKFDGMKYDLRRVEEVYYDVKIRGLVPAELKQETQS comes from the exons ATGAGACCCGCAGCCGCAGCAGCCACCGCTACCGCCGCCGCGCTCCGTCTCCGCGCCGCCTCTTCCTCCCTCTCGCCGCCTCTCGCCGCCCTCCTTCCTTACCGTAGAGCCTCCCTCATCCTTCCTCCGCTGCGCCGCATCTGCTCCCCTGTGCCTCCCCACACCTCCGCCGCCCCCGATTCCCATCCCCCGCCGTGGTTGCCCTCTCCCATCATGGACGCGCAGTTCGAGCTCTTCCGCGCGCAGCTCGACGAGTCTTCCACGCTCCGTGACCGCATCCGCGCCGTCGTCGCCGAGATCGAGTCCGCCTCCCGCGTCGCCACCGCCGCGCTCCTCCTCGTCCACCAGCCCGTCCCCCTCGCAG ATGTGCTCGTGAAGGCCAAGGCGCAGGTGGAGGTGATCAAGGGGCTGTACGcgcagctggcggaggtcctcaAGGAGTGTCCTGGTCAGTACTACAG GTACCATGGTGATTGGAGGTCCGAGACACAGATGGTAGTGTCGATGCTTGCATTCATGCACTGGCTGGAGACTGGCGGCCTACTCATGCATGCTGAAGCCCAGGAGAAGCTAGGGT TGTCCTCTGGGGAGTTTGGCCTTGATGTTGAGGACTACCTGACAG GACTGTGCTTCATGTCCAATGAATTT CCTAGATTTGTAGTAAACCGCGTCACTGCTGGCGATTATGACTGTCCTAAGAGGGTTTTGGGCTTCTTGGCCGATCTTCATGCTTCGTTTAGGATGCTGAACCTGCGCAATGACTTCTTGCGTAAGAAGTTTGATG GGATGAAGTATGATTTAAGGAGGGTGGAAGAGGTCTACTATGATGTGAAGATCCGAGGACTTGTACCTGCGGAGTTGAAACAAGAGACTCAATCGTAG
- the LOC136488149 gene encoding peroxidase 59-like yields the protein MENSYCRWVLVCSVLALCLSSQGVRCQLTPNFYHSTCPQLYYIVQHHVFAAMRAEMRMGASLLRLHFHDCFVNGCDASILLDGADGEKFAIPNLNSVRGYEVIDAIKADLESVCPEVVSCADIVALAASYGVLFSGGPYYNVLLGRKDGLVANQSGAVNGLPSPFEPIDSIIQKFRAVNLNTTDVVVLSGAHTIGRARCALFSKRLDSVDPTLDSSLADSLQSLCAGGDGNQTSALDVTSPYVFDNNYYKNLLTEKGILSSDQGLFSSPEGVATTKDLVETYSNDSGHFFCDFVWSMIKMGNIPLTGSDGEIRKNCRVVN from the exons ATGGAGAACTCTTACTGCCGTTGGGTGCTTGTATGTTCGGTTCTTGCGCTGTGCCTCAGTAGCCAGGGTGTGAGGTGTCAGCTAACACCGAATTTCTACCACAGCACTTGCCCTCAGCTGTACTATATTGTGCAGCATCATGTTTTCGCTGCCATGAGAGCTGAGATGAGGATGGGTGCCTCCCTCCTCAGGCTACATTTCCATGATTGCTTTGTCAAT ggGTGTGACGCTTCAATCCTTTTGGATGGCGCCGATGGCGAAAAGTTTGCAATACCCAACCTGAACTCAGTCAGAGGGTACGAGGTCATTGACGCGATAAAAGCTGATCTCGAGAGCGTCTGCCCCGAGGTGGTGTCATGCGCTGACATTGTAGCCCTTGCAGCCAGCTACGGAGTACTCTTT AGTGGAGGGCCTTATTATAATGTTCTTCTGGGGAGAAAGGACGGGCTGGTGGCCAATCAGTCTGGAGCTGTCAACGGTTTGCCTTCGCCGTTCGAACCCATCGATTCAATTATTCAGAAGTTCCGTGCTGTCAACCTGAACACGACCGATGTCGTGGTCTTATCAG GAGCCCACACCATCGGGCGAGCCCGGTGCGCGCTGTTCAGCAAACGGCTGGATTCAGTCGACCCGACGCTGGATTCCAGCCTCGCCGATAGCCTCCAGAGCCTCTGCGCAGGCGGCGACGGCAACCAGACCTCGGCGCTCGACGTCACCTCCCCCTACGTGTTCGACAACAACTATTACAAGAACCTCCTGACGGAGAAGGGCATCCTGTCTTCCGACCAGGGCCTCTTCTCCAGCCCTGAAGGCGTCGCCACCACAAAGGATTTGGTGGAGACCTACAGCAACGACAGCGGGCACTTCTTCTGCGATTTTGTCTGGTCCATGATCAAGATGGGGAACATCCCGCTCACCGGCTCGGACGGGGAGATCCGCAAGAACTGCAGAGTAGTGAACTAA